Proteins from a genomic interval of Luteibacter pinisoli:
- a CDS encoding cation:proton antiporter: protein MPTLGWLLFAAALLLLTSFLSGWIHRGPVTTFAIYLLAGVGVGPGVLALTRLPLTADHVLWLRVASEAAMVVSLFITGLKLRLRFRDGGWRMAVRLALTAMVLTVLGVMLLGIHGLGWPLPWALALAAMVCPTDPVLASLVSVDDARDDDALRVAISGEAGMNDATGLPILMLALAMASPGETLANVWANWLTVDVLWNLAGGVGIGVLGGWGLGHLGTHLRHATRDVAPSDFLALGIMIGVYALAEAVHASGFLAAFAAGVGLRRVELHVSRYTQEDGERDPVDQAPAETRVNPNERAGAAIEHPGQTVGWVVSDALSFGETVERLIAAALVLAVGVAAVPALSWTGVLVAMALMLVIRPLAVWVATIGSPVPWQRRVLIGWFGIRGLGSLNYLAFAVGHGLTGDLRAPLEGIVITVVTLSILLHGGSVTPLMRWRSRALSARARGSVGKPG, encoded by the coding sequence ATGCCGACGTTGGGATGGCTCCTCTTTGCCGCAGCGCTCCTGCTGCTGACCTCGTTCCTGTCGGGGTGGATCCATCGCGGGCCGGTTACGACATTTGCCATCTACCTCCTCGCTGGTGTCGGGGTCGGCCCCGGGGTGCTTGCCCTGACCCGTTTGCCGCTCACGGCAGACCATGTTCTCTGGCTTCGGGTGGCGTCCGAGGCAGCCATGGTCGTCTCACTGTTCATCACCGGACTCAAGCTGAGGTTGCGTTTTCGCGACGGTGGGTGGCGAATGGCGGTTCGCCTTGCGCTGACGGCCATGGTCCTCACCGTGCTCGGCGTGATGCTCCTCGGCATTCATGGACTGGGTTGGCCGCTGCCGTGGGCGCTCGCGCTGGCGGCGATGGTTTGCCCCACTGACCCGGTCCTGGCGTCCCTGGTGTCGGTCGACGACGCCAGGGACGACGATGCCCTGCGGGTGGCGATTTCGGGCGAAGCGGGCATGAACGATGCCACAGGCCTGCCCATTCTGATGCTCGCCTTGGCAATGGCGTCCCCTGGGGAAACCCTTGCCAATGTCTGGGCGAACTGGCTGACGGTCGATGTCCTGTGGAATCTGGCAGGCGGCGTCGGGATTGGCGTTCTGGGAGGGTGGGGCCTCGGGCATCTGGGCACGCACCTGCGTCACGCCACGCGCGACGTGGCGCCCAGTGACTTTCTCGCACTGGGCATCATGATCGGTGTGTACGCGCTGGCCGAAGCCGTCCATGCCTCGGGCTTCCTCGCGGCCTTCGCCGCAGGCGTCGGATTGCGGCGCGTCGAGCTCCATGTGAGCCGATACACGCAGGAAGACGGGGAAAGGGACCCGGTTGACCAGGCTCCGGCGGAAACACGGGTCAATCCCAACGAGCGGGCGGGAGCGGCCATCGAGCACCCAGGCCAGACCGTGGGATGGGTCGTCTCCGACGCACTGTCGTTCGGGGAGACTGTCGAGCGTCTCATCGCGGCAGCGCTGGTCCTCGCCGTCGGCGTGGCGGCAGTGCCGGCGCTCAGCTGGACAGGCGTGCTGGTGGCGATGGCACTCATGCTTGTCATCCGGCCGCTGGCGGTGTGGGTAGCGACGATCGGCAGCCCCGTCCCCTGGCAACGGCGGGTCCTCATTGGCTGGTTCGGCATTCGTGGGCTCGGCAGCCTCAATTACCTGGCATTTGCCGTCGGCCACGGGTTGACCGGTGATTTGCGCGCCCCGCTGGAGGGCATCGTCATCACTGTGGTGACGCTCAGCATTCTGCTGCACGGAGGGAGCGTGACGCCACTGATGCGCTGGAGGTCCCGGGCCCTGTCGGCACGAGCAAGGGGAAGCGTCGGCAAGCCCGGCTGA
- a CDS encoding site-specific integrase — MHPFKPNPAQTALAASTAALSPPQDHPAPRFFVQGPNGISIEVGSFDEQLRALTVLSHTMSQAALLSPFATPPAPSMTHDLYASHEAARRTLDGDGIGTGIQTIDEDGYLEGAAPAARRIKQSPFGPARYAKPQRIADSSHRAVTELMDEYMAQLPSSCMLNEKGQYECATALKLYLEVTGDKPLLGVTRLDAQAFVRTMEKWPKDATKKPAYKGLTVAQVLETADKIGAKRLSPVTVNNKVAFVRGFFEYVRLTNGLRFNPFDSVALPAPVAQFVRLPFTAPELASIFHPAHLKRLLAPQGYWLPVLAHFTGGRLREISQLYVDDIEIILGMPVVHFSDRFPGQQLKNESSRRVVPLHDELIDLGFLDYVATVRAKGYQRLFPGMGWFHGDAGFLMGKRLNETYYPKVCGLGPGKTFHCHRHHFIDQAAKSGLVDADIARLTGHKLQAQSVIRRNYVQSSTLAVRKAHLMSIPLAPIFIPPYNPAQFEPHFVQLERNLRLVENKKAPRPLKVITMPPRKKLPPALSDEGSEDDGE; from the coding sequence ATGCACCCGTTCAAACCCAACCCCGCCCAGACCGCCCTTGCCGCTTCGACCGCCGCACTCTCCCCACCGCAAGACCATCCCGCTCCCCGCTTTTTTGTCCAGGGGCCGAACGGCATCAGCATTGAGGTCGGCAGCTTCGACGAACAGCTCCGTGCCCTTACCGTCCTCAGCCACACGATGTCCCAGGCCGCCCTGCTCTCGCCCTTCGCAACCCCGCCTGCACCGTCCATGACCCATGACCTGTATGCGTCCCATGAGGCGGCCAGGCGGACACTCGACGGGGATGGCATCGGTACCGGTATCCAGACCATCGATGAGGACGGTTACCTTGAGGGGGCGGCCCCTGCGGCGCGCCGCATCAAGCAAAGCCCGTTCGGCCCGGCCCGCTATGCAAAGCCCCAGCGCATCGCGGATTCCTCGCACCGCGCGGTCACCGAACTGATGGACGAGTACATGGCCCAGCTGCCCTCGTCTTGCATGCTCAACGAAAAGGGCCAGTACGAGTGTGCGACGGCATTGAAGCTCTACCTTGAAGTGACCGGTGACAAGCCGCTCTTGGGCGTGACGCGGCTCGACGCCCAGGCGTTCGTGCGGACGATGGAAAAGTGGCCGAAGGACGCCACGAAAAAACCTGCGTACAAGGGGCTGACGGTCGCCCAAGTGCTCGAGACCGCCGACAAGATTGGTGCCAAGCGCCTCTCCCCGGTGACGGTCAACAACAAGGTTGCCTTCGTGCGGGGCTTTTTCGAGTACGTGCGCCTGACGAACGGGTTGCGCTTCAATCCGTTCGACTCGGTCGCCCTCCCCGCGCCGGTCGCCCAGTTCGTGCGCCTGCCGTTTACCGCGCCGGAGCTCGCCTCCATCTTCCACCCGGCCCACCTCAAGCGTCTTTTGGCCCCGCAGGGATACTGGCTGCCGGTTCTCGCCCATTTCACGGGTGGACGGCTGCGGGAGATTTCGCAGCTGTATGTCGATGACATCGAAATCATCCTCGGCATGCCGGTCGTGCATTTCTCCGACCGGTTTCCCGGTCAGCAGCTGAAAAACGAGTCGAGCAGGCGAGTGGTGCCCTTGCATGACGAACTCATCGACCTCGGCTTTCTCGACTATGTGGCCACGGTCCGGGCCAAGGGGTACCAGCGGCTCTTCCCGGGCATGGGCTGGTTTCATGGCGACGCGGGCTTTCTGATGGGCAAGCGGTTGAACGAAACGTATTACCCGAAAGTCTGCGGCCTCGGACCGGGCAAGACCTTCCACTGCCACCGGCATCATTTCATCGACCAGGCGGCCAAGTCCGGCCTTGTCGACGCCGACATCGCACGGCTGACCGGCCACAAGCTCCAGGCACAGTCGGTCATCCGCAGGAACTATGTGCAGTCGTCGACGCTGGCGGTGCGAAAGGCGCATCTGATGAGCATCCCGCTCGCGCCCATCTTCATCCCGCCGTACAACCCCGCGCAGTTTGAGCCGCACTTCGTACAGCTCGAGCGGAACCTGCGGTTGGTCGAAAACAAGAAAGCGCCCCGACCGTTGAAGGTCATCACCATGCCGCCCCGTAAGAAGCTCCCGCCCGCGCTTTCGGACGAAGGAAGCGAAGACGATGGGGAATGA
- a CDS encoding DUF6988 family protein, with protein METTDRINEGASVLSDVLDATDRFAAVVLSIVDRVPFDDTDRAKLTMAFLGIAHEHWSAHRGLMASGLFHPAIALLRLQFEVTLKGFWVTHAAPDRWIETMGTVRLRQSDGRAFEPDVPGIGELLKDLERTAPPPAVALLSLFKSIAWRELNSFVHGGALALSNLIHPMPEAFLVQILRNANGVWGVGMMLAASHLQDKGQTHSTG; from the coding sequence ATGGAGACGACGGACCGAATCAATGAAGGTGCATCGGTTTTGTCGGATGTCCTCGACGCAACCGACCGCTTTGCAGCAGTAGTGCTGTCCATTGTCGACCGTGTGCCGTTTGACGACACCGACCGGGCGAAACTGACCATGGCTTTTCTCGGGATTGCCCATGAGCATTGGTCCGCGCATCGCGGCCTGATGGCGTCGGGTCTGTTCCATCCGGCCATCGCCCTTTTACGGCTGCAGTTTGAGGTGACGCTCAAGGGATTTTGGGTGACCCATGCGGCACCGGACCGCTGGATTGAGACGATGGGGACCGTGCGTCTGCGGCAGAGCGACGGACGCGCCTTTGAGCCCGACGTGCCAGGGATTGGCGAGCTCCTCAAAGACCTTGAGCGAACGGCGCCACCTCCCGCCGTTGCGCTGCTGTCGCTGTTCAAATCCATCGCGTGGCGTGAGCTGAATTCATTCGTGCACGGCGGCGCCCTCGCCCTTTCAAACCTCATCCACCCCATGCCGGAGGCATTCCTCGTCCAGATACTGAGGAACGCGAACGGCGTGTGGGGCGTGGGCATGATGCTGGCGGCGTCCCATTTGCAGGACAAGGGCCAGACCCACTCTACCGGCTGA
- a CDS encoding P-loop NTPase fold protein produces the protein MTTALARTALTCFVTAQRPSAIALTGPWGSGKTWLWNDVVAKAAVAEPPPFKRYSYVSLFGLNSMAELKAALFENAVAPAQASQGATPATLATEMREVFVEETAVGAAWTFGAKAFWRTRRNAQNLAQFLPAWGAAIRSATFLAVRDYLICIDDVERKGKDLPMTDVLGLVSYLREQRNCRVVLILNEEGLGSVGNGERDLFAGFREKVLDREVVFTPTVEECRELVFGGMTGMSAMAGDVASGLGITNLRILQRLSRAVDEFSPFVASALAAVQASLARTLALLVWCHYGQAAGAPGYLFAKEVLLSHFAGLMETDKLAEPEAGWVNTLWAMGGQLYHGLVQEVCNTLDRGYLDADAVNTAVADATAQAEREAASGSMADAWRLLHNTFADNRAVFVDTLATTATAHARWLGYGEVETVCVVLRKLNEAARADDLAREWVRINAAIDPARLVVPEEHFGPREEDPMFRSEALGHAQAPHRPTLAETIREQVDKSGWNPIDIEVLSTATVSEYVTFFMNAGPDEDLSRYVHACLRFARINSTDGRLLAIAQTASEALRIIAAMSPLNKLRVMKFPLVSAPTPPAPTPPPLNPFVQED, from the coding sequence ATGACCACTGCCCTCGCCCGTACCGCGCTGACCTGCTTTGTCACCGCCCAGCGCCCGTCGGCCATCGCCCTGACCGGCCCCTGGGGCAGCGGCAAGACATGGCTGTGGAACGATGTGGTCGCCAAGGCCGCAGTGGCCGAACCGCCGCCCTTCAAGCGCTACAGCTACGTCTCCCTCTTCGGTCTGAACTCGATGGCAGAGCTCAAAGCCGCCCTGTTCGAGAACGCCGTTGCCCCGGCGCAAGCCTCGCAGGGTGCGACGCCAGCCACGCTAGCCACCGAGATGCGGGAAGTCTTCGTGGAGGAGACCGCTGTTGGGGCAGCGTGGACCTTCGGCGCGAAGGCCTTTTGGCGGACGAGAAGGAATGCGCAGAACCTCGCCCAATTCCTGCCCGCATGGGGCGCCGCCATCCGCTCAGCGACCTTCCTTGCCGTGCGCGATTACCTCATTTGCATCGATGACGTCGAGCGCAAGGGAAAAGACTTGCCCATGACCGATGTTCTGGGGTTGGTTTCCTACCTTCGTGAGCAGCGCAATTGTCGCGTGGTGCTCATCTTGAACGAAGAAGGTCTCGGTTCAGTGGGGAACGGTGAGCGGGACCTGTTTGCCGGGTTCCGCGAAAAGGTTCTTGACCGCGAGGTCGTCTTCACTCCGACCGTCGAGGAATGCCGCGAGCTGGTTTTCGGCGGCATGACGGGCATGTCAGCGATGGCGGGAGACGTCGCATCCGGGCTTGGCATCACCAACCTTCGCATCCTCCAGCGCCTGTCACGGGCAGTCGATGAGTTCTCGCCCTTCGTCGCCAGTGCCCTTGCTGCCGTGCAGGCGTCCCTCGCGCGCACGCTCGCACTGCTGGTGTGGTGCCATTACGGGCAAGCGGCCGGGGCACCAGGTTACCTGTTTGCAAAAGAAGTATTGCTGAGCCACTTTGCAGGGCTCATGGAGACCGACAAGCTTGCCGAGCCCGAGGCTGGCTGGGTAAACACGCTGTGGGCCATGGGCGGGCAGCTTTACCACGGGCTCGTGCAGGAGGTGTGCAATACCCTCGACCGGGGCTACCTGGACGCTGACGCCGTCAACACCGCCGTCGCCGACGCGACGGCACAGGCCGAGCGCGAAGCCGCCTCCGGGTCGATGGCTGACGCATGGCGCCTTTTGCACAACACCTTTGCCGACAATAGGGCTGTCTTTGTCGACACCCTGGCAACGACGGCAACGGCGCATGCCCGCTGGTTGGGGTATGGCGAGGTCGAGACCGTCTGCGTTGTCTTGCGAAAGCTCAATGAGGCAGCCAGGGCCGATGACCTTGCCAGGGAATGGGTGCGCATCAACGCGGCCATTGACCCGGCGCGTCTTGTCGTTCCCGAGGAGCATTTCGGGCCCCGGGAGGAAGACCCCATGTTCCGCAGTGAAGCGCTGGGCCATGCCCAGGCACCCCATCGACCAACCCTTGCCGAGACCATCCGCGAACAAGTCGACAAGAGCGGCTGGAACCCCATCGACATCGAGGTGCTCTCCACGGCAACCGTGTCCGAGTACGTGACCTTCTTCATGAATGCCGGCCCCGACGAGGACCTGTCCCGGTACGTCCATGCCTGCCTTCGCTTTGCGCGAATCAACTCAACGGACGGACGGCTTCTGGCCATTGCGCAAACGGCATCCGAGGCACTTCGCATCATTGCCGCCATGTCGCCCCTCAACAAGCTCCGCGTGATGAAGTTCCCGCTTGTGAGCGCACCGACGCCGCCCGCTCCGACGCCGCCTCCCCTCAACCCGTTCGTCCAGGAAGACTGA
- a CDS encoding ankyrin repeat domain-containing protein, whose amino-acid sequence MTTPPLVQTTTRPDPADVQTLFLEWLSTFDLASLMEVLDQGADPNVEGDRYQAVDGMVYEDLTAVSLAVLLDADHGQLLLTPLLLNHGGNIRQVDSKGRTLLSFAFHPLVADYLRAYGAPEPEGPLPDLHAPVLGLAPKASGEAVTRWPDPIPDDECEALVMGIFKDEMDRLGYFREGVPEDPGASWRPGGPPMTARLNPAVFMDDPVWHDDVVRVSRLLELGGAHGRRWCHFVFERGATAETFDGIGAVGFAMLADCLNGEATGAPPSDEEFFERVGKPNLLPLFAGRVPLTGPQDGQGNTLLHLCRAPRMAEWLLDHGLPLDATNDAGERPFEVPHMPQDVRTVLEQARLRQTVNDVPAAEQTGHERSRQRL is encoded by the coding sequence ATGACGACACCACCGCTTGTACAAACAACCACCCGACCTGACCCGGCGGATGTTCAAACGTTGTTTCTGGAATGGCTCAGCACTTTTGACCTTGCCAGTTTGATGGAGGTCCTCGATCAGGGCGCCGACCCCAACGTGGAGGGGGACAGGTATCAGGCGGTCGACGGGATGGTGTATGAGGATCTCACCGCTGTCTCGCTTGCCGTGCTGCTCGACGCCGACCACGGGCAACTGCTGCTGACACCGCTCCTGCTCAACCACGGTGGGAACATCCGCCAGGTCGATTCAAAGGGCCGCACGTTGCTCTCCTTTGCCTTCCACCCCCTCGTCGCCGATTACCTGCGTGCGTATGGCGCACCCGAGCCCGAAGGCCCGCTGCCCGACCTCCATGCGCCCGTCTTGGGTCTGGCGCCGAAGGCGTCAGGCGAGGCCGTCACACGTTGGCCAGACCCCATCCCCGACGACGAGTGTGAGGCACTGGTCATGGGCATCTTCAAGGACGAGATGGACCGCCTCGGCTACTTCCGGGAGGGGGTGCCCGAAGACCCTGGCGCGTCCTGGCGGCCGGGTGGGCCGCCCATGACCGCGAGGCTCAATCCGGCCGTCTTCATGGACGACCCCGTCTGGCACGACGATGTGGTGCGTGTGAGCCGGCTCCTTGAGCTCGGTGGCGCACACGGGCGAAGGTGGTGTCACTTCGTTTTTGAACGCGGGGCAACGGCGGAGACGTTCGACGGAATCGGTGCGGTGGGCTTTGCGATGCTGGCCGACTGCCTGAACGGGGAGGCGACTGGCGCCCCGCCGTCTGACGAGGAGTTCTTTGAGCGTGTCGGGAAGCCGAACCTGTTGCCGCTCTTTGCCGGGCGGGTGCCCCTGACCGGACCACAGGACGGGCAGGGCAACACGCTGCTGCATCTGTGCCGTGCGCCGAGAATGGCCGAATGGCTGCTCGACCACGGATTGCCCCTGGATGCCACCAACGATGCCGGTGAGCGACCGTTTGAGGTCCCTCATATGCCGCAGGACGTGCGCACCGTCCTCGAACAGGCAAGGCTCAGGCAAACGGTGAACGATGTGCCGGCAGCAGAGCAAACAGGGCACGAACGGAGCAGGCAGCGGCTCTGA
- a CDS encoding RNA-guided endonuclease InsQ/TnpB family protein has translation MQTVTLHLKVQPNAWAWLDQACREVNTAWNWANETSRRAIQTYDDGGRWLSAYDLDKLAVGAGDCFERIGSDVIQRVNAELVTRRIQFRKPVLRFRASGGRRRALGWIPFKAANLRLKGNRLRFMGKSIRLFEMDRFLEHRLMAGAKLGSGNFAQNALGEWFLNVPVQMPYPAGTTFDANGIPQLPVAPIECLGIDLGLKAVVTTSEGQVFEPNRSYRDNEAKLGNLQRAGHKKQAKRLHQKIRNQRQDYNHKLSSALVSQGQWIKIGDVSTAFLGAGTRAKSARDAAHGQLKAFLHYKGHRAGRSVDVVDEKYTTQTCSACLSRTGPKGSTGLRVRQWICSACGASHERDINAARLIKAAAPRCRRPIAGTRELR, from the coding sequence ATGCAGACAGTGACTTTGCACCTGAAGGTGCAGCCCAATGCATGGGCATGGCTCGACCAGGCTTGCCGTGAGGTCAACACCGCGTGGAACTGGGCCAATGAAACCAGCCGTCGCGCGATACAAACCTATGACGATGGCGGCCGGTGGTTGTCGGCCTATGATTTGGACAAGTTGGCCGTCGGCGCAGGGGACTGCTTTGAGCGCATCGGCAGCGATGTGATTCAACGGGTCAATGCAGAACTTGTCACACGGCGCATCCAGTTCCGGAAGCCGGTCTTGCGGTTCCGGGCCAGTGGTGGGCGACGACGGGCGTTGGGGTGGATCCCGTTCAAAGCGGCAAATCTACGCCTGAAGGGAAACCGCCTCAGATTCATGGGCAAATCCATCCGCTTGTTCGAGATGGACCGGTTTTTGGAACACCGGTTGATGGCAGGCGCAAAGCTTGGCTCTGGCAACTTTGCGCAAAACGCGCTTGGCGAATGGTTCCTCAATGTGCCGGTGCAAATGCCTTATCCGGCAGGCACCACGTTTGACGCCAATGGGATCCCGCAACTGCCGGTGGCGCCCATCGAGTGCCTCGGTATCGATTTGGGGCTGAAAGCGGTGGTGACGACCAGTGAAGGACAGGTTTTCGAACCCAACCGGTCATACCGGGACAACGAGGCAAAGCTTGGAAACCTGCAGCGGGCGGGACACAAGAAGCAAGCGAAACGGCTCCACCAGAAAATCAGGAACCAAAGGCAGGATTACAACCACAAACTGTCCAGCGCCCTGGTCTCCCAAGGACAATGGATCAAAATCGGCGACGTCAGTACAGCGTTTCTTGGCGCAGGCACCCGGGCGAAATCTGCCCGGGATGCCGCGCATGGACAGCTCAAAGCATTTTTGCACTACAAGGGCCATCGGGCCGGCAGAAGTGTGGACGTGGTCGATGAGAAGTACACGACGCAGACCTGCAGTGCGTGCTTGTCACGCACAGGCCCGAAAGGGTCGACCGGGCTGCGGGTAAGGCAGTGGATTTGTTCCGCGTGTGGAGCAAGTCACGAGCGGGACATCAATGCCGCTCGCCTCATCAAGGCTGCTGCGCCGAGATGCCGGCGTCCGATTGCGGGAACGAGAGAGCTTCGTTGA
- a CDS encoding helix-turn-helix domain-containing protein, with product MAKGQSHHATDRSVFLDLLKETRTKAKLTQTALATLAGVSQPYVSQVEAGKIRLDTIQLRNWLHACGSNLGRFGRALEKRLA from the coding sequence ATGGCGAAGGGCCAATCACACCATGCGACCGACCGGTCGGTCTTCCTCGACTTGCTCAAGGAGACCCGCACCAAGGCGAAACTGACGCAGACCGCTTTGGCGACCCTTGCCGGTGTCTCGCAGCCCTATGTCAGTCAGGTGGAGGCAGGAAAAATCCGGCTCGATACGATCCAACTCCGCAACTGGTTGCATGCATGCGGGTCAAACCTTGGGAGGTTCGGACGGGCGCTGGAGAAGCGACTCGCTTGA
- a CDS encoding helix-turn-helix domain-containing protein, translating into MADRPSSPRSPHRAESILLARMLLDARLAAGLTQLEASAALGVAQTLISKIEVGERKIEMVVVRDLCRVYGIDFLEFIRDYDAAAKKGRVTPPKRLVRKDKGSRRT; encoded by the coding sequence ATGGCCGACCGCCCCTCAAGCCCCCGTTCACCGCACCGCGCCGAGAGCATCCTGCTTGCCCGGATGCTGCTGGACGCCCGGCTGGCGGCCGGTCTGACACAATTGGAGGCTTCCGCAGCCCTCGGTGTCGCCCAGACACTGATTTCGAAAATCGAAGTGGGCGAGCGGAAGATTGAGATGGTCGTTGTCCGTGACCTGTGCCGCGTCTACGGCATCGACTTTCTGGAATTCATCCGCGACTACGACGCCGCCGCGAAGAAGGGCAGGGTCACGCCGCCCAAGCGGCTGGTGAGAAAGGACAAGGGTTCCCGCCGGACCTAG
- a CDS encoding pyridoxamine 5'-phosphate oxidase family protein has product MARTERTLQDLAKAMARIDFAMLQTHAASGEIAGRPMSNNGDVEYDGDSYFFGYEGTHFVGEIQANPAVALSFTGAKSLLGKPPLFVAVEGRGELIRDKALMQAHWHKELDRWFEQGVDTPGIVMLKVGARRITWWEGMDEGEIRL; this is encoded by the coding sequence ATGGCAAGGACCGAACGCACGCTGCAGGACCTCGCAAAGGCAATGGCCAGGATAGACTTTGCGATGCTCCAGACCCACGCTGCCAGCGGCGAGATTGCAGGTCGTCCGATGAGCAACAATGGCGATGTCGAGTACGACGGTGACAGTTATTTCTTCGGCTATGAGGGCACGCACTTTGTTGGCGAGATTCAGGCCAACCCAGCCGTCGCCTTGTCATTTACCGGTGCGAAGTCCCTGCTTGGGAAGCCGCCACTGTTTGTCGCAGTCGAGGGCCGTGGCGAGCTCATCCGGGACAAGGCGTTGATGCAGGCGCACTGGCACAAGGAACTGGATCGTTGGTTCGAACAAGGGGTCGACACGCCCGGCATTGTGATGCTGAAGGTCGGCGCCCGACGCATCACGTGGTGGGAAGGCATGGACGAGGGCGAGATTCGCTTGTAG
- a CDS encoding RHS repeat-associated core domain-containing protein produces the protein MGRGHDAGGVPFAGQGPDPLYRLTGIKAGSGTIIEAYTYNRTGDRLTKTAPGLLTGTYTYATGTHHLTNVGTTTRVVDARGNTTSDVLASGTFGYGYNQRNRMTVVLQNGTTVGMYVLNALGQRIQKTAGGVTTSFDYTEDSQLIGEASGTTTRDYVWLGGIPVAIVDGSGTTSTLSYVVADGLGTPRAVVDASGTTKWQWAYASNPFGENAPTSSSGYVLNLRYAGQYFDQESGLVHNGFRDYEAATGRYLQSDPIGLAGGASTFGYVTGRPLTSQDPSGLAVGPPPAGPFPPDAPARLPDASDIPENIPGGPWTPANGQLPGDFWGPQQPQGGKVMCRWVPREEDGGTPGSKGYWKTQTPGMKGWQRYDQQGNPMTAEEAHPRPSPRPSRPAEPVEEPLPETPGIPETPVIEPIEPIPPIFEPPIL, from the coding sequence GTGGGGCGTGGGCATGATGCTGGCGGCGTCCCATTTGCAGGACAAGGGCCAGACCCACTCTACCGGCTGACCGGGATCAAAGCCGGCTCGGGCACCATCATCGAGGCCTATACCTACAACCGTACGGGCGACCGCCTGACAAAAACCGCACCGGGCCTTCTCACCGGCACCTACACGTATGCCACTGGCACGCACCACCTGACCAACGTGGGGACGACCACCCGCGTGGTCGACGCCCGGGGCAACACCACGTCCGATGTCCTCGCTTCCGGCACTTTTGGCTACGGCTACAACCAGCGCAACCGGATGACGGTGGTCCTGCAGAACGGGACGACGGTGGGTATGTACGTGCTCAACGCCCTGGGCCAGCGCATCCAGAAAACGGCAGGCGGTGTTACCACTTCGTTTGACTACACCGAGGACAGCCAGCTCATTGGTGAGGCGTCGGGAACAACCACGCGCGACTACGTCTGGCTCGGCGGCATCCCGGTGGCCATTGTTGACGGGAGCGGCACGACGTCGACCCTGTCCTACGTCGTTGCGGATGGGCTCGGCACGCCGCGTGCAGTTGTCGACGCATCGGGCACGACGAAATGGCAGTGGGCATATGCCAGCAATCCGTTTGGCGAGAATGCCCCTACATCGTCGAGCGGGTATGTCCTGAATCTGCGGTACGCCGGTCAGTATTTTGACCAGGAGTCTGGCCTAGTCCATAACGGCTTCCGTGACTACGAGGCTGCGACGGGCCGTTACCTGCAGAGTGACCCAATCGGACTCGCAGGCGGCGCGTCGACCTTTGGGTACGTGACCGGGAGGCCGCTCACATCGCAAGACCCGTCAGGCTTGGCAGTTGGCCCGCCACCTGCCGGTCCTTTCCCACCCGATGCCCCGGCACGCTTACCCGACGCCTCCGATATCCCGGAGAATATTCCTGGCGGTCCGTGGACACCGGCCAACGGGCAGCTTCCTGGCGATTTCTGGGGTCCGCAGCAACCTCAGGGCGGCAAGGTGATGTGCCGATGGGTGCCCAGGGAGGAAGATGGAGGCACCCCAGGCTCGAAGGGGTATTGGAAAACCCAGACGCCCGGTATGAAAGGATGGCAACGGTATGACCAGCAGGGAAACCCAATGACAGCCGAGGAAGCACACCCTCGTCCGTCACCCAGGCCCTCCCGCCCGGCTGAGCCAGTTGAAGAGCCGCTTCCGGAGACACCGGGTATCCCAGAAACCCCGGTTATCGAGCCGATAGAGCCGATTCCCCCGATTTTCGAACCGCCCATTCTCTGA
- a CDS encoding DUF4142 domain-containing protein — translation MTRSMLRVATLAGCLMLATGVSVAQAADMPAAGQADAAFVKAASAAGLAEVKLGNLATENGGSDDVKAFGKTMVDDHTAAGDELKTIATGKSLAVASEPMPADAKAAEMMGKKSGAAFDQAFRQKMIADHQKVIKLFTTESTSGKDADLKAFATKTLPTLKHHLEMAQKLPGAM, via the coding sequence ATGACACGTTCCATGCTTCGAGTTGCCACGCTCGCCGGGTGCCTCATGCTGGCCACTGGCGTTTCCGTTGCCCAGGCTGCGGACATGCCGGCTGCCGGTCAGGCGGATGCGGCTTTTGTGAAAGCGGCAAGCGCGGCAGGATTGGCCGAGGTCAAGCTGGGCAACCTGGCGACAGAAAATGGAGGATCTGACGACGTAAAGGCATTCGGGAAGACGATGGTCGATGACCATACGGCGGCCGGCGATGAACTGAAAACCATAGCGACCGGCAAGTCGCTTGCGGTCGCAAGCGAACCCATGCCAGCCGATGCAAAGGCCGCCGAGATGATGGGGAAAAAGAGTGGCGCCGCGTTCGACCAGGCCTTCAGGCAGAAGATGATTGCGGACCACCAGAAGGTCATCAAGCTGTTCACGACGGAGTCGACCAGCGGGAAGGACGCAGACTTGAAAGCGTTTGCGACGAAAACCTTGCCGACCTTAAAGCATCACCTCGAGATGGCACAGAAGCTGCCGGGGGCAATGTGA